TGTCGCTGACCCGATCGGCCGATCGGGCCCGCACCGACAACGATGCGGTCTTCTGGTCGCCCCACGACGGCGAAATCGATACTGCCGGGCTGGACGGCATCGACGCGGTGATCCATCTTGCTGGTGAGCCGATCGCCGAGAAACGGTGGACCGATGCCCAGAAGCGCGAGCTCCTCAGCAGCCGGACAGACGGCACCACCCTGATCTCCAAAACGTTGGCTGGGCTCGCCAGACCACCGCAAACGCTGCTGTCCGCCTCGGCCATCGGGTACTACGGCGATACCGGCCAGAACCTGGTGGACGAGTCCTCGCCCCCCGGCACAGATTTTCTCGCCGATATCTGCGTGGCATGGGAGGCCGCAACCGGCGCCGCCGAAGACGCAGGAATCCGCACCGCGCATCTGCGCACCGGCATCGTGCAGTCGACACGCGGTGGGGCGCTGGCCAAACAGCTCCTGCCGTTCAAGCTGGGTCTTGGCGGCAAGGTTCTGCCCGGAACCCAGTGGATCAGTTGGATCACGATCGACGACGAAGTCGGTGCCATCCTGCACGCCCTTGACACACCCGAGGTGTCGGGCCCGGTCAACCTGGTGGCCCCCAACCCGGTCACCAATGCCGACTATGCGTCCACCCTGGGCAAGGTCCTGCATCGCCCAACGTTCATCATCCCCCTGTTTGGACCAAAGTTGCTCTTCGGCTCCGAGCTGGCCGAGTCGCTCCTGAAGACCAGTCAGCGGGTGAGCGACGGCGTACTGAGCGCAACGGGCTACAAGTTCACTCATACGAACCTGGTCGACGCCCTCCGCAGCATCATCGACGCCGGCGGCTAGAACCGGTCGCCGGGTTTCAGCCAGACTGGCCGCCATCAGCCGTCAACGTCGCACCCACCCTTCCGGAATACTCAAAACAAAGGCAGATCAAACATGAACGACGAGCAGGTCTCGGTGTCCCGAACGATCAAGGCATCACCGGAGGACATCTTCGACGTGTTGGCCCACCCGGCCCGGCATTCGGAGATCGACGGTTCGGGCACGGTGAAAGCCAGCCGCGGCGGAGCCGACGAACGGCTGAGCCAGGGCGCCAAGTTCGGCATGGACATGCGGATCGGCCTGCCGTACATCATCAAAAACACGGTGGTGGAGTTCGAAGAGGGCCGGCGGATCGCCTGGCGGCACTTCGGTCGCCACATCTGGCGCTACGAACTGCAGCCAACCGAAGACGGCACGCTGGTGACCGAGACCTTCGACTGGTCCAAGGCTCCGATCAAGGCGTACATCACCATGATGAAGTGGCCCGAGAAGCACACCAAGAACATGACCGCCACACTTGAGCGGTTGGCTGAGGTGACCGAGCACTAGTGCCGGTGGAGAATGACCGGCCCACGGCCAGGCCCGGCCTGGCGGCATTCGACTTTGACGGCACACTGACCGGACGCGACAGCCTGATGCCGTTTCTTGTCCGTGTGGCAGGACGGCGAGCGATGTCCTCGGTCGTCGCCGGCGTTGGCGCAGAACTGCTGCGACGCGGCGACCGAAGCCGAGACACGGCCAAAGCACTGATGCTCCGACGGGTGATGACGGGCCGCCTGGCAACAGATGTGGGTGAAGCCGGCCGCCACTACGCCGCGTTCCTCCAACCCCGGCTCCGGCTTGACGGGTTGAAGCAGGTGGCGTGGCATCAGGAACGACACCACCGTGTGGTGCTCGTGTCGGCGTCCCTGGGGGTGTATCTCAGGCCCTTGGCAGAGGCTCTGAAACTGGACGGCGTCGAGGCCGTCGAGCTGATCGTCGATGGAGACGGCAGGCTCTCCGGCGAGATGACAGGCCCCAACTGTCGAGGCCCCGAGAAGGTGGTACGCCTGGACCGGTGGCTGGCAACAGAGGGCATCGACCGCTCCGGGATCGAGCTGTGGGCCTACGGGGACTCCTCCGGTGACGACGAACTGCTGGCTGTAGCCGACCATCGCCACCGCTGCAGCCGCCCGCGCTCTCGAACGGGCTGAGTCCGGCCCCATGGATGTAATCACGGCCGGTCATCACCCAGGCGTCACCCACACCGGTGGACACCGCCTCGGGTGACCGCTTGTCTGCGGCAGATGGCGGGGGTCGGTAGTGCTGAAAGCGACGCCACATCTGCGAGGACTCGTCCCACTGCCACCAAGAATGGGACTGTCCGATGTGGACCGACACCGAAGAAGCCGCCGACCGCCCTGCTGTTGGTTATACGAACGAGCGTGCCGGCGGCCTCTCGTGCCTCCATCATCGCCATGACGTAATCGCTGCCGCCTGAAACGGCCGGCTTGGGCCGACCCAGACTCTTGACGACGAGCGGGTCCGGCTCAGGTGCGTTGGACACCTTGACCGCCACCGCAGGGCCGGCCTCGCCCTCAGGAGCATCGAAACCCAGATTGGTCAGAGGAGCACAACATCCCTGCGGCCATGCCTCGGAGGGGCAGCACCGGAAGCAGTCGTGGGCCGGTCTTGCCACCGGATTCCTCGGAGACCGGCACCCGCACGGGCGGCTCGACTTGGGCCACAGCGGTCGTTCTGCGCCGTCTGCAGGACCTGAGCAGCCCGCCCGCCCACCTTGAACGCTCCCGCGGTCAGGAAACGGTGGGAAGGCTGCTGACCAGACCGACGTACACCGGGCCCCGCTGCAGACTGATCGCTCGGCCCTGCAGGTCACGCAGATCGAACAGGTCGCCATCCGCGCTGCGACTCCACGTCCCCTGGGTCACCGTCGGGCCGGTGAGCACAAAGGCCTGGCCCCTCGCCGGTTCTCCCGGCATCGGAAACGTGACCGCCTCCATACTGTTCATGTCGGCGTACGAGCCCTGGTACCTCGTGGTCAACACGATCACCGAGCTTCGGCCGATCTGCGCACCATTCGTCTTGTTCACGTGAGGTTTGCCTGCCTGGAAGCGCAGCCACATCTTGGACTTGGCGTCCCAGAGGAACCCCGAGTGATTGCCGGCCACGAGCAGATCAACCCGCTTGGCCGGTTGTGCACTGGCGTTCTGATTGCCCGCATCCATAAAGGAGAACTGTGGATTGGGTGGGGCGGTGGCCCCACCGTACTTATTCTGGAGGTTGTTGCGGCTGACAAACAAACCATGTTCAGACTGGTCTGTCCTGGAGTACACCGAGGTGCCGTCCTGGCGTTCGCTGGCATGGACGAACCAGCCATCTCGTTCGCGCTCCGAGACCGCCCATTCCGTTCGATCGTTCGATCCCGCATAAGCGAAGATCGGGCGTCCCAGGGGCAGCAACAACTGCATGTCGGAGGTGCGGGCCGATCGGACTGCACCAATGGTGTCAATCTCCCGAGAATGGAACACCGCCAGGAAACGGCTGGCGTCCATGATGCCGTGCGCAGGCTCCTCATAGATCAAGTCGGCACGGTTCAGGCCGGTCTGTGGGTCGGCCCGAGGTGCGTTGGACACCTTGATCGCAACCGCCGAGCCTTTGGCACCAAATGGGGAATCGATGCCCATGCCAGTCAGCGGAGCGCAACGACAGTTATCGGGCCAGGGTTCGGGCGGTGCCCCAATGAGATTGAGCGAGGGATCCGGTGGGGTGCCCTGCACCAGCGGCGGCAGTTCGGGGTTGGGGGCGGCTGTGCTGGGTGTGGCAGGCGTCGTGCTCGGTGTCCCGCCGGCCGCCGGCGTGGCGCCAGGCTGCTTGCCCCCTGGCTGCTTGCCCCCTGGCTGCTTGCCCCCTGGCTGGGTACCGCCAGGCTGGTTGCCACCCAACGCGGACTGGCCTCCGGGCGTGGTGGACGCTTTGGTCTTCCCATCGGCCTTGGCCTTGCTGGTGGCCTTCGCCTTGGCGTCGACCTTGGCCTTGCCATCCGCGACGTCGGTCACACCCTCCGACGTTGAAACCCAACGACGAGCCATTGGTGCAGCGTCTTCGCGAGTGGCCACTTTGGCAGGATCACTCCGGGTGGACAGCACCGAGATGCCCACCACGAGTGACACCGCAACCACGGGCGCTGCAGCGATGGCGCGCCGAGACGTGAGCCCCGCTGCGGCGGCTTGCAGGATTTTGGTGATGGAAGCAGCAATTGCCACCGGCGTACCTCCCGGTCCAACTGACGATGCTAGCTCAGGGCGGACCACCACGGGATCGCGGGGCCGCGTCCCTCGCTACTTGGGCTGCATCCGCGTGCCCGCGTCGAGGCGAACCGTTTCAGCGTTGAAGTAGGAGTTGGTGATCATCTCGACGGCAAGCGAGGCGAACTCGGAGGAGAACCCGAGGCGCTTCGGAAACAGCAGGTTGGCCGCCAGCTTCTCCTTGAACTGCTCGGAGGCCTCGCCAGTGCCATAAATGGGGGTGTCAAACAGGCCGGGAGCAATGGTGTTCACGCGGATGCCCGAGGCGGACAGGTCACGGGCCACCGGCAGGGTCATGCCGACAACTCCGCCCTTGGACGCCGAGTAGCTGGCCTGACCAATCTGGCCGTCAAAGGCCGCAACCGAGGCGGTGTTCACGATGGCGCCGCGCTCCCCCGACTCGTTGGGCTCGTTCTGGCTCATGGCCGTTGCCGCCAAGCGGATGGCGTCGAAGCTGCCGATCAGGTTGATCTCGATGACCTTGCGAAAGATCTCCAGGTCGTGTGCCGAGCTGTATTCGCCATCACGACCGATGGTGCGCGTGGCCCAACCAATACCGGCGCAGTTGACCAGGGCCTTCACCGGACCCAACTCCTTGCCGGCCTCGATGGCGGCAATGATCTGGTCGGTGTCGGTCACGTCGGTGGGGGCGAACACACCACCGATCTCCTTTGCCAAGGCCTCGCCGGCCTCGGCCTGGCGATCCAAGTCGCAGATGACGACCTTGGCACCCTTCTCTGCCAACGCCTTGGCGGTGGCCTCCCCGAGGCCAGAGGCCCCTCCGGTGACGAGTGCAGAAGCTCCGTTGATGTCAAGCATGACAACATCGTAGGGAGCGACCCGCGTTCAATGCAGATTCTGCCGCTACCGCCCGCTTTTCGATCGCTCAACCGGGGAGGATCGGGCCTCAGCTTGAGGTCGGGCCCCAGGCCGCACCACCGGGAGTAAGCATGCGCAAAACGTCGCCCGCCTGAAGCGCGATGGTGCACTTGTCGGGCAGGCGCTCGGCACGTGAGGTGTCACCTCCAGGCAGCAGCCAGTTTTCACCCACGGCGCCGTCACCCCCACCCGCACGACCTCGGGGCGCCACCACGCGTCGGTCGCAGATCAACGACACGGTGACCGGCTCGAGCACTTCGAGTTCGCGCTCGATGCCCTCCCCACCCGGCGACCTGCCCGCACCGCCGCTGCCCCGACGCAGGGTGTAGCGCCGCACCCGCACCGGTAACACCCGCTCGGCGGCCTCGATCGGCGTGT
Above is a genomic segment from Candidatus Microthrix parvicella Bio17-1 containing:
- a CDS encoding TIGR01777 family oxidoreductase: MDIAMTGSGGLIGKALVSALQARGDRILSLTRSADRARTDNDAVFWSPHDGEIDTAGLDGIDAVIHLAGEPIAEKRWTDAQKRELLSSRTDGTTLISKTLAGLARPPQTLLSASAIGYYGDTGQNLVDESSPPGTDFLADICVAWEAATGAAEDAGIRTAHLRTGIVQSTRGGALAKQLLPFKLGLGGKVLPGTQWISWITIDDEVGAILHALDTPEVSGPVNLVAPNPVTNADYASTLGKVLHRPTFIIPLFGPKLLFGSELAESLLKTSQRVSDGVLSATGYKFTHTNLVDALRSIIDAGG
- a CDS encoding SRPBCC family protein, whose protein sequence is MNDEQVSVSRTIKASPEDIFDVLAHPARHSEIDGSGTVKASRGGADERLSQGAKFGMDMRIGLPYIIKNTVVEFEEGRRIAWRHFGRHIWRYELQPTEDGTLVTETFDWSKAPIKAYITMMKWPEKHTKNMTATLERLAEVTEH
- a CDS encoding HAD-IB family hydrolase, with product MENDRPTARPGLAAFDFDGTLTGRDSLMPFLVRVAGRRAMSSVVAGVGAELLRRGDRSRDTAKALMLRRVMTGRLATDVGEAGRHYAAFLQPRLRLDGLKQVAWHQERHHRVVLVSASLGVYLRPLAEALKLDGVEAVELIVDGDGRLSGEMTGPNCRGPEKVVRLDRWLATEGIDRSGIELWAYGDSSGDDELLAVADHRHRCSRPRSRTG
- a CDS encoding DUF3048 domain-containing protein, whose amino-acid sequence is MAIAASITKILQAAAAGLTSRRAIAAAPVVAVSLVVGISVLSTRSDPAKVATREDAAPMARRWVSTSEGVTDVADGKAKVDAKAKATSKAKADGKTKASTTPGGQSALGGNQPGGTQPGGKQPGGKQPGGKQPGATPAAGGTPSTTPATPSTAAPNPELPPLVQGTPPDPSLNLIGAPPEPWPDNCRCAPLTGMGIDSPFGAKGSAVAIKVSNAPRADPQTGLNRADLIYEEPAHGIMDASRFLAVFHSREIDTIGAVRSARTSDMQLLLPLGRPIFAYAGSNDRTEWAVSERERDGWFVHASERQDGTSVYSRTDQSEHGLFVSRNNLQNKYGGATAPPNPQFSFMDAGNQNASAQPAKRVDLLVAGNHSGFLWDAKSKMWLRFQAGKPHVNKTNGAQIGRSSVIVLTTRYQGSYADMNSMEAVTFPMPGEPARGQAFVLTGPTVTQGTWSRSADGDLFDLRDLQGRAISLQRGPVYVGLVSSLPTVS
- a CDS encoding SDR family NAD(P)-dependent oxidoreductase: MLDINGASALVTGGASGLGEATAKALAEKGAKVVICDLDRQAEAGEALAKEIGGVFAPTDVTDTDQIIAAIEAGKELGPVKALVNCAGIGWATRTIGRDGEYSSAHDLEIFRKVIEINLIGSFDAIRLAATAMSQNEPNESGERGAIVNTASVAAFDGQIGQASYSASKGGVVGMTLPVARDLSASGIRVNTIAPGLFDTPIYGTGEASEQFKEKLAANLLFPKRLGFSSEFASLAVEMITNSYFNAETVRLDAGTRMQPK